The window AAATGGAAGATCAGGGCAGGGAGGCAGTCATAATGTACAAGGACCGCCGAGCGGGTATTATCGAGGAGATCTCTGCAGGTTATCGCTTCACGTACGATCCCGGCTTTCTGCCAGGTGGGGAACCCATCTCTGTCTCCTTCCCTCTACAGGAAGAACCGTTTGAAAGTGAAGAGCTGTTCCCTTTCTTCAAGGGCCTCCTGCCTGAAGGCTGGTACCGGGAGATCGTTTCCAAAAAGCTCAAGATAGACAAAAAGGATCAGTTTGGGTTTCTGATGAACGCCTGTGAGGACACAATTGGCGCTGTGTGGATAAGGCCATATGGATGAGGACTACAACATGAACTGCGGAATATGCAGTAAAACAGGTGGAGAGGAGAAAGGCTACCACCGGAAGTGCCTGAGAGCCCTCTTCGCCAAACCCACCCTTCCTGAAATAGACCTCACCCTCTCTGAAGTTCCATTGGAGGCCCAGAAAATGGCCGGCAAGATGTCCATCTCGGGTGTTCAGCCGAAGCTCATCATGTCACTGGAGAAGGGCCGTCTGGCGCCTGTTTCTTCCGGGGGCCTTTATATCCTCAAACCACAGACGGAAGCCTTCAGAAGCCTTCCCGAAAACGAGAACATCTGCATGAACATCGCCCAGGAGCTGAAGATCGAAGTTCCACCCCATGGTCTGTTCGAACTGGCAGACGGAACGATGGCATACCTTGTCAAACGCTTCGACCGTATTACTCCAAACGACAGGAAAAGATGCGAGGACTTTTCGCAAATACTGGGCCTCGACAAATACAAAGGATCTGTAGAGCAGATTAGCCGCAGGTTGATAGAAGTATCCGAATTTCCGGGAATCGACGCTCAACTGCTTTTTGAGAGGATCCTTCTGAACTTCCTTCTGGGAAATGGAGATGCCCACCTGAAGAACTATTCGATCCTGGAGGACAACACAGGAGAATTGCGGCTATCACCAGCCTACGACATCGTCTGTTCCAGGCTGGTCATCCCGGATGAAGAGGATTCTGCTCTTGCCATCAATGGAAAGCGCAAC is drawn from bacterium BMS3Abin14 and contains these coding sequences:
- the hipA gene encoding serine/threonine-protein kinase HipA, which encodes MYKDRRAGIIEEISAGYRFTYDPGFLPGGEPISVSFPLQEEPFESEELFPFFKGLLPEGWYREIVSKKLKIDKKDQFGFLMNACEDTIGAVWIRPYG
- a CDS encoding hypothetical protein (hipA-like C-terminal domain); the protein is MDEDYNMNCGICSKTGGEEKGYHRKCLRALFAKPTLPEIDLTLSEVPLEAQKMAGKMSISGVQPKLIMSLEKGRLAPVSSGGLYILKPQTEAFRSLPENENICMNIAQELKIEVPPHGLFELADGTMAYLVKRFDRITPNDRKRCEDFSQILGLDKYKGSVEQISRRLIEVSEFPGIDAQLLFERILLNFLLGNGDAHLKNYSILEDNTGELRLSPAYDIVCSRLVIPDEEDSALAINGKRNRITRKDLEKLSAYLEIPEKAKADIFKRMSAVKDLAEQEINRSRLGAKDKETFFDIIQERYSRIYLI